From the genome of Methanoregula boonei 6A8:
GCATCCGCACCTCCCAGGACTGCATACGTGCCCTTGTAGATCCCGCCATCACAGGCATCGTCGCCCACGGCCACCACAAATTTCGGGGAGGGCATTGCATCGTAGGTTTTCTGTGCGGCAATCGCCATATTGCAGGTGATGGCGCCGGTCACGAGGAGGACGTCCGCGTGCCGGGGCGAAGCAACAAAGGAGATGCCGAAGCGCTCCACATCATAATACGCATTGCTTAAGTTGTTGATCTCGATCTCGGCCGCGTTGTCGCTGCCCGCGTCCAGCTCCCGTATGGCAAGGCTGCGGCCGAACCGTGCGTTAATCTCGCGCCTGATCTCACGTCCGATCCGTTCGAGCTCTTCGTCCCGCACCGGAAGCGGGCCGGTCACTTTCTTTCCAAGCATGCAGGATACAGCATTTACCATCGTATCTCACCTCACAGGTCCGTTCCCGCGTACGAGAGGTTCAGGCTCTTGTTGATGACCGGGAAATCCGCGATGATATTGCCCGGCGCTGCATGTTCTATGGCCAGCCAGTTGCAGTACGATGCCGTCCTTACCTTATACCGGAAAACCCTGCCCTCCCTGATCTCCACCCAGCAGAGGTTCTCTCCCCGCGGCCCCTCCACGAGTGCAAGTGCCGCCCCGTCACCGACCCCGTCCGCGCTTATGACCGGGCCTTCCGGCATTCCTGCAATCACTTTTTCGATCAGGGAAAGGGAGTCAAGGACTTCAGCAGCCTTGACCGTGAACCGGGCAAGGACATCCCCGTCATTTAAGGGATGGGGCACGGGTATGAAACGGTCGTACATCCCATAGGGGCTGTCCACCCGGACGTCCCGCCCGCTGCCCGAGGCCCGGGCAACCGGGCCGGTGATGTTGAGCGGGCCCAGGAGCGGTTTTCTGATAATTCCGGTCTGCGTAAACCTGTCGATCACGGAGGGGGTGGAGAGCACGATCGCAAGGCCGGCCCGGAACTCTTTTGCAAACCGGGCAAGGAATTCACGGTACCGGGCAAGGGTTTCGACAGGAATGTCCCGGCTGATTCCTCCCGGCAGGATCATGCCCCGGAGGAAGCGGGAGCCGGAAAGTTTCTCCTGCTCGCGGAAGAACTCTTCGCGCAGTACGGCAAAGTGGCTGGCCCCAAGGGCAAATGCCACATCGGTCAGCATGCCGGAGAGATCGCCGAGGTGCGAGCAGATCCGTTCCGATTCGCACAGGACCGTCCTGATGTGCCATGCCCGGTCCGGCACGGTTATCCCGGAGAGCCGTTCTATTGCCATGCACAGGCCGGTGGCATTTGCCGCCGACTCGTCCCCGCTTACCGCTTCGGCAACCCGTACGCATGCTGCCGGGTCTTTTCCTTCGGCAAGTTTTTCGATGCCCCGGTGGGTATAGAAGAGGCGGATCTCGAGGTTGAAAACGGTCTCGCCGATCACGCTGAACCGGAAATGGCCCGGTTCGATGATGCCGGCATGGACCGGCCCCACCGGCACCTGGTACACCCCGTCACCGCTCACGGTCCGGAACGGGTACTCTTCGGCCGGGGGAACGGTTTTTTTGGTTGCAACGGGTGCGTTTTTAACGGATTTTTCTAAGGGGTAAAACCCGGCCGGGCAGGTCTCATGCAGGACCAGGCGCCGTGTATCGAATGCGCCTTCAAATTTAATCCCGTACATATCCCTGCACTCCCGCTCCGGCCATGTGGCCGAGGGAAAGATCGTGGCAATGGATGTTGCCTGTTTTCTGTTGAGGGCCCGGGAGAGGACAAGGATGCTCCCGGCATGCGAAAAGACGTACCGGAGTATGTACCCCTCGCCGGCGTACACGGGAGTGGCAAAGAGTGCGGACAGGACAAAGTTCCGGGCTGCAAGGCCGGGGACGGCCCGGTCAAGTTCGTCTGCATTCACGTCAAGGATACATTCCCTGCTGCTCCCGTACGCGAGCCGGCCGGAGATACCGCTGCCAAAGATCTCCTGCGCTGCCGTGGCTGCTGCACCGGTATCTTTTCCTGTCATGAGAATCCGAGCTCCGTTACAATCTGCGTAATGAATGCATATCCGCCTGCCGGGAACATCAGGCCAAGGGCAAGCACCAGCGCAAGCAGGATCACGATCGGCGCCTGCATGGAGAGCGGTGTATGGTAAGGTACAGGCTCGCAGGGTTCACCCGGTGGCGTGGTCCGCCCGAACGTGCGGATCACAAAATACCCGAATGCAGAGGCGGCAATAAAGAGGAGCACAAGGACAAGCGCAAGTACCCACGGCGAAATTGAGCCAAGCGAGAGCAGGATGAAGAACTTGGAGAAGAACGCCAGGAACGGCGGCATACCGATGATCGCAAGTCCTCCAAGGACGATTCCCCATGCAGCAAGAGGCTGGAACCGGAACACATCATGGATATCATCGGGTGCATCGGCCGAGAGGTGGTTCCGGTACTGGCGGTGCAGGATGCCGGCCGAGAAGAAGAGCGAAGCTTTCGTGAGCGCATGGGCGATAACCTGCACAAGCACCCAGAAGATCGCAAGCGGGGTTGCAACTGCTATCCCGGTGAGCATGAGGCCCATGTTCTCGATACTTGAAAAGGCGACCAGCTTCTTGAGGTTCTTTTCCGGCAGCATGGAGAATGCGGCGATCGCGATCGTGAAGATACCAAAGACAAGGATGACCGGTACGACAATTGCCGCGGCAGCAGTCTGGTGGGCAATGGCAAAGACCCGGATGATGCCATAGATCCCCACGTTGAGGAGCACGCCCGAGAGGACCGCGCTCACGGCCGACGGCGCCTTTGCGTGGGCCTCAGGCAGCCACGTGTGGAAGGGAAAGATGCCGGACTTTGCGGCAAACCCGATAAAGACAAAGAGGAATGCGGCTGTGGTCATGCCGGCCGGGAGCACTGAGGCATGGGCTATGAGCACCGTCCAGTTGAGGGTTCCGGTGCCCAGTGCAGAGCGCGTGATCTCATAGAGGAAGATGAGGCCCACAAAGGCAAAGATCATCGCCACCGAGGCCACAAAGATGTACTTGAGCGCCGCGTCGATGTTCTCTTTTGCCGAGAGGATGGCGACAAGCATTGCGGAGATAACCGTGGTCATCTCGGCAAAGATCCAGAAAAGGGCCAGGTTATCGGAGAAAAATGCTAAGACAATGACCAGTTCGAGCAGGCACCATGCGGCATAGAAAAGTTTCAGGCTCCCTGCTTCGAGTTCGTGGCTTATGAGCAGGTTGCCCACGTAACCCCGGGCGTACACGGCGGCAAGCACAAAGATGAATGTTGCCACAAGGACTTCGAGGAGCCCGAGGTGGTCGATGAAGAAGTAGCCGCTGCCTACGATGAACGTATCCACCGGCACCCGGACAAAGAAGAGAATGTAGAAGGCGAGCGCGGCAAAGACCAGCGCCTGGCCGACTGCGGCGGCGTTCATCTGGTTGTGCGTGCGGCTGAGGGCAACAAGGACGATCGCGGCAAGAGCCGTGAGCGCAAAGGCAACAAGGATCATGGCGATTCCTCCTGGTCTTCCCAGAGGTAGAACCGGTGGAGGCGGTTATGGTAATCCTCGAGCGTAGAGTCTATCCCGACCGTGAGGATGGTGGTTAACAGGATGAGGATGACCAGGTCTATTACGATCAGAAATTCGATGATGAACGGGAGCTCGGTGGCAAAGAGCCCAAAGAGCAGCACCCCGTTCTCCATAGAAAGGTACCCGAGCACTTTTGTGATCGCCTTTTTCCGGGAGAACGTCACCATCATGCCCATCATGACAAGCGAGATCCCGATGACCGCCCCGAAGAAAAAGAGGCTGCCTTCAGCGGGAGCCGGGGAGAATACCCGGGAGAGCGTGATGTACACGACGATCATGAGGGCAAGCGAGATCAGGAGGGAGCTTGCCGGGCTGAGGAAATGGAACTCGATGTCCCGTTTTATCCGGATCTTCTCCTGGACGGTTGCGATGAAGTACGGGATGACGATCACCTTGAAGACCAGGGTGAGAAGGGCAATCGCAAGGAGGATTGCCGCATTCTCGTACCATGCAAGGGCAAGCGCGATTGCCACAAGCGAGAGCGACTGGAGCGCGTACACCCGGACAAGAGAGACCAGGTTCCGGGTCGTGATGATATACGCGGAGGTGACGATCACGCAGACAAAGAGGATCTTGACAAGGCCGTCAAAGAATGCGGGGTCGCTCATGCGAACACCTCGACAATGATAATAAGCGTAGAGAAGAAAAACGCCATCACAAAGAGGCCGGGCAGGCGGAAGAACCGCATTTTCGCCATGGAGGATTCAAACAGGCCGATCACCAGCGCAAGGACAAGCCCTTTTGCGACAAAGAGGACGGCTGCTGCTGCGAGAGCTGCGGGAGCAAGTGTGGTTGCAATTCCCCACGGAATGACCAGGTTGATGAGCAGAGCCATGAGCACGACCTGCTTTATTGCCGCGGAGTACTCCATCAGGGCAAGGTTCTTTCCGGACTGCTCCAGGATCATGCCCTCATGGATCATGGTGAGTTCAAGATGGGTCTCGGGATTGTCCACCGGGATCCGTGCGGTCTCCACGATCAGGATGATGAAAAGCGAGATCCCAAGGAGGATGAGCACCGGGGTTACCGGTGTACCGGTGGTGGCAGCAATCCCTGCCATGTCGATAATATTGAGGGACTTAAAGACAAACGCGAGCGCGGCAAAGACGATGATTGTGGTGGGTTCGATGACCGCGGCAATGCTCATCTCCCGTGAACTGCCCATCCCGCCAAACGTGCTTCCCGCGTCCAGCCCGGCAAGGGCCATGAAGAACCGGGCAAGCACGAGCAGGTACAAAAAGAGGATGATATTGCCAATCCCCCCGACCGGTGCCGTGACGTAGACAAGCGGGACAAAGAGCGAGGCAACAAGGATAGCCACCATGCAGACCCATGGCGTGACCCGGCTGATCCGCGAGGCATCCGGGGAATAGATCACCTCTTTTTTGAGCAGTTTTGCTATGGTGTAATAGGTCTGGAAGACCGACGGGCCCTGCCTCCCCTGTGTCCACGCCTTGACTTTCTTTACCACGCTCACAAAGAGCGGGGCGACAAGGACAACACAGAGGGTATTGATGATCCCGTACAAGAAGAAATCGAAGCTCATGCGGTCACCCCGAGAAAGATAATAACGGCGACAACGGCAAGGAAGACGTACAGGAGATACGTGTCAAGGCACCCGTTCTGCATGCGTGCAACATATCCTGCCGCCCGGTTTGCGCCCCGGGCAAGGGGGAGATAAAGGTACTCCTCAAAGAATTTTACGAGCCGGATCTCCGCAGTCCCCCCGGCAACGATGCAGTCGTGCCGGTCGTAATAGTTCTTTGTCACGGTCTTTTTTGTCCGGTACAGCGGGGCAAAGATCGTGACGATCGGTTCGGAGAACCCGTGGCCGGTATACTCGGCCGATGCCGGAAGAGAGAGGGAGCCGCACCCCCAGGTTTCACTTGTCCGTTCCGCGTGCGATGCGGTGACGTACAGGACAATGTACGTGAGCGCTCCCATGACAAGGAGGAGCACGCTCACGAGAAGGAGGTCGGGGATGGGGAAGATATACCCGAAACCGGCAAGGATCTGGTACGAGAAGACGCCGAGCACCACGCAGGCGATGGCAAGCAGGGCCGGGCCGGCAAGCATAGCCCGGCCGGCCTCGCGTGCCTCCCTGCTCTCCTGCGAGCGGGGCCGGGCAAGGAAGATGGAGCCAAAGGCCTTGACAAAACAGGCGGCAGAGAGTGCACTGGTCAGTGCGAAAAGGGCAAGGCAGACAAAGAGAAGGATCTTGATTAAGGGGTCGGCCACGGTGACCGATTCAAAGAACGCGGTGTACACCAGCAGTTCGCTTGCAAACCCGTTGAGCGGGGGGAGTGCGGCAATCGCGGCGGCACCCACAAAAAAAAGGGCAGAGGTTACCGGCATCCGTGATGCAAGTCCGCCCATCTGCTCGATATCCCGGGTGTGCGTAGCGTGCACCACGGATCCGGACGTGAGGAAGAGCAGGCTTTTGAAGAGTGCGTGGTTCAGGGAGTGGAAGAGTGCGGCAAGCAGGCTGATGGTGGCAAGCATTGGAAGACCCGTGCAGGAAAAGATCACAAAAAGGCCGATGCCCACAAAAATGATCCCGATGTTCTCGATGCTCGAATACGCCAAAAGACCCTTGATGTCGTCCTCTTTGATTGCATAGATCACCCCGAGGACCGCCGAGGTGATCCCGGCGATAAGGATCACCATCCCCCACCAGAGATCGGGAGTAAAGACTGCGACCAGGAACCGGATAAGGCCGTACACTGCGACCTTGAGCATCACGCCGCTCATGAGTGCCGAGACCGGGGAGGGGCTGGCCGGGTGGGCATACGGGAGCCACTTGTGGAACGGGATGATCCCGGCCTTGACCGAGAATCCCACAAAAAGCGCAAGGAATGCGGCGGTGACAAGGGGCAGGGAGCCGGCGGTGACATGCGCCGGGGCAATGGCAAAGGAACCGGTGGCAAAAAAGAGGAGGATGATCCCAAGCATCACAAAGAGCGTGGAGAGCTGGGTCATGACAAAGTAGAAGATGCCGGCCCGCGTGGTCTCAGATCCCG
Proteins encoded in this window:
- a CDS encoding hydrogenase large subunit, translated to MTGKDTGAAATAAQEIFGSGISGRLAYGSSRECILDVNADELDRAVPGLAARNFVLSALFATPVYAGEGYILRYVFSHAGSILVLSRALNRKQATSIATIFPSATWPERECRDMYGIKFEGAFDTRRLVLHETCPAGFYPLEKSVKNAPVATKKTVPPAEEYPFRTVSGDGVYQVPVGPVHAGIIEPGHFRFSVIGETVFNLEIRLFYTHRGIEKLAEGKDPAACVRVAEAVSGDESAANATGLCMAIERLSGITVPDRAWHIRTVLCESERICSHLGDLSGMLTDVAFALGASHFAVLREEFFREQEKLSGSRFLRGMILPGGISRDIPVETLARYREFLARFAKEFRAGLAIVLSTPSVIDRFTQTGIIRKPLLGPLNITGPVARASGSGRDVRVDSPYGMYDRFIPVPHPLNDGDVLARFTVKAAEVLDSLSLIEKVIAGMPEGPVISADGVGDGAALALVEGPRGENLCWVEIREGRVFRYKVRTASYCNWLAIEHAAPGNIIADFPVINKSLNLSYAGTDL
- a CDS encoding NADH-quinone oxidoreductase subunit B family protein; this translates as MVNAVSCMLGKKVTGPLPVRDEELERIGREIRREINARFGRSLAIRELDAGSDNAAEIEINNLSNAYYDVERFGISFVASPRHADVLLVTGAITCNMAIAAQKTYDAMPSPKFVVAVGDDACDGGIYKGTYAVLGGADAIFPVDLKIPGNPPAPIQILTGLLALMRSAGKRT
- a CDS encoding hydrogenase-4 component E, with translation MSDPAFFDGLVKILFVCVIVTSAYIITTRNLVSLVRVYALQSLSLVAIALALAWYENAAILLAIALLTLVFKVIVIPYFIATVQEKIRIKRDIEFHFLSPASSLLISLALMIVVYITLSRVFSPAPAEGSLFFFGAVIGISLVMMGMMVTFSRKKAITKVLGYLSMENGVLLFGLFATELPFIIEFLIVIDLVILILLTTILTVGIDSTLEDYHNRLHRFYLWEDQEESP
- a CDS encoding proton-conducting transporter transmembrane domain-containing protein, with the protein product MQGLLFLIAILIFLAAAAIAFAGAARDSRISRLLSLACVVGASALLLLFALIVLVTGIPESIPAWQPFPGISVTFFIDRLAAFFLVLIGAVSACVAVYCTGYIEEMEGAGRRNILCGCTALFVFAMALVVASATTISFLLFWELMAAVSFLLVMYDYTGSETTRAGIFYFVMTQLSTLFVMLGIILLFFATGSFAIAPAHVTAGSLPLVTAAFLALFVGFSVKAGIIPFHKWLPYAHPASPSPVSALMSGVMLKVAVYGLIRFLVAVFTPDLWWGMVILIAGITSAVLGVIYAIKEDDIKGLLAYSSIENIGIIFVGIGLFVIFSCTGLPMLATISLLAALFHSLNHALFKSLLFLTSGSVVHATHTRDIEQMGGLASRMPVTSALFFVGAAAIAALPPLNGFASELLVYTAFFESVTVADPLIKILLFVCLALFALTSALSAACFVKAFGSIFLARPRSQESREAREAGRAMLAGPALLAIACVVLGVFSYQILAGFGYIFPIPDLLLVSVLLLVMGALTYIVLYVTASHAERTSETWGCGSLSLPASAEYTGHGFSEPIVTIFAPLYRTKKTVTKNYYDRHDCIVAGGTAEIRLVKFFEEYLYLPLARGANRAAGYVARMQNGCLDTYLLYVFLAVVAVIIFLGVTA
- a CDS encoding respiratory chain complex I subunit 1 family protein yields the protein MSFDFFLYGIINTLCVVLVAPLFVSVVKKVKAWTQGRQGPSVFQTYYTIAKLLKKEVIYSPDASRISRVTPWVCMVAILVASLFVPLVYVTAPVGGIGNIILFLYLLVLARFFMALAGLDAGSTFGGMGSSREMSIAAVIEPTTIIVFAALAFVFKSLNIIDMAGIAATTGTPVTPVLILLGISLFIILIVETARIPVDNPETHLELTMIHEGMILEQSGKNLALMEYSAAIKQVVLMALLINLVIPWGIATTLAPAALAAAAVLFVAKGLVLALVIGLFESSMAKMRFFRLPGLFVMAFFFSTLIIIVEVFA
- a CDS encoding proton-conducting transporter transmembrane domain-containing protein, which produces MILVAFALTALAAIVLVALSRTHNQMNAAAVGQALVFAALAFYILFFVRVPVDTFIVGSGYFFIDHLGLLEVLVATFIFVLAAVYARGYVGNLLISHELEAGSLKLFYAAWCLLELVIVLAFFSDNLALFWIFAEMTTVISAMLVAILSAKENIDAALKYIFVASVAMIFAFVGLIFLYEITRSALGTGTLNWTVLIAHASVLPAGMTTAAFLFVFIGFAAKSGIFPFHTWLPEAHAKAPSAVSAVLSGVLLNVGIYGIIRVFAIAHQTAAAAIVVPVILVFGIFTIAIAAFSMLPEKNLKKLVAFSSIENMGLMLTGIAVATPLAIFWVLVQVIAHALTKASLFFSAGILHRQYRNHLSADAPDDIHDVFRFQPLAAWGIVLGGLAIIGMPPFLAFFSKFFILLSLGSISPWVLALVLVLLFIAASAFGYFVIRTFGRTTPPGEPCEPVPYHTPLSMQAPIVILLALVLALGLMFPAGGYAFITQIVTELGFS